The Haloplanus natans DSM 17983 DNA segment TGTCGGGCCTGTGTCTCCGTGGGTCGTCGGAACGGCTCGATGGTCCGCCAGCGCACGCCACGCCCCGTCATACGGCGTCCTCGCCTTCGGCGCGGATGGCGAGTCGCTTCAGCCGTTCCCGCAGGTCGTCGGCGCCGTCGGGCGTCAGGCCCGGAACCGACACGTCGGCGCCGCGGGAGCCGGCCGTGTAGACGACGGTGCTTGCGAGGCCGATCAGCCGCTCCAGTGGCCCGCGCGAGGAGTCGACGTGCTGGATGCGGACGAACGGGACGACGGTTCGAACCCGCGTGAAGACGCCGCGTTCGAGATAGAGGGCGTCCTCCCTGATCTCGTAGCGCCAGACGCGATACCGCAGGAGCGCGAGTCCGACGCCGCCGCCGAAGGCGACGAGGAACACGGCAGGCGGAATCCACACTGGCAGGGGGACGGCGAGACGGCTCACGGAGAACGCGACGAGGCCGAGCACGGCGGCCGTGATCGTGGCCTTCCCCGCCCAGACGACGCGAATCCGTGGATGGAGCCGGTTCATCGCCACCCACCACCGCGGCGGTCGAACATGCCCACGGCTTCCGGTCGGCGAGGCAAATAGGTGCCGGAGGCTACAGCGCGTCGAGCAACGCGTCGACGTCGCCGGCGGTGTTGAAGACGTGCACCGACGCCCGAACCGCGTCGGGATAGGGGAGCGACCGGATGTGGATGCCCTCGTCGGCGAGCCGATCGACCAGGCGCTCGGGGTCGTCGGCCGTGAACGTCACGAGCCCCGACTCGTACTCGCGGGGGCTCAGAAGACGGTCGCCCAATCCGTCCTTGAGGCGGTCGGTCAGGCGCTCGATCCGCCCGGTGATCGTCCCGTAGCCGAGGGCGTCGACGGTGTCGATAGCGGCGATCAGACCCCGGTAGGGCGCCGGCGAGGTGGTTCCCACCTCCAGGCGGGGGGCGCCGGGCGCGAGTTCCAGATCGGCGGCGCCGGTGTCCGCGACGCTCCGATACCCCACGACACCCGGGGTCAGCCCGTCGGCCACCTCGCGGTCGACGTAGCAGAAGCCGGCCCCCCACGGCCCCAGCAGCCATTTGTGGCCCGCGGCGGCGACGAAGTCAGCGCCCCACTCGCTCACGTTGACGGGCACCTGTCCCGGCGACTGGACCGCGTCGACGAGGACGCGCGTGTCGTGGTCGTGGGCGATGTCGACGATCTCCGAGATGGGGAGCTGTGTCCCGTAGTTCCACGTGATCGAGTTGCAACAGAGCAGGCGGGCGTCGGGATCGGAGACGGCGTCCGTGAGGGCATCGCGGTCGATCCGCCCGGCCTCGGTCTCCAGCACCTCCACCTCGACGCCCCGATCCCGGAGGTTCCACCACGGAATCACGCCGGCGGAGTGTTCGAGGTCGGTCCGCACGACGGTATCGCCCGGTTCCCAGTCGATCGCGGCGGCGACGCGGGCGATGCTGTCGGCCGTGCTCTCGGTCAGCGCGATCTCGAGGGGGCCGGCGCCGAGGAAGTCGGCGACAGCCGCCCGCGTCTCGTCGAACGTCTCGAAGGCGGCGGGGTAGGCCCCCTCCTCGATCGGAGCGGCGTACTCGTGGTGTTCGAGGAAGTCGGTCGTCGCCTCGACGACGTGCCGGGGAGCCGGTCCGGACGCGCCGGTGTTGAAGTAGACGGCGCGATCACACACCGGGATCGACGCACGGAGGTCTTCGGGGTCCATACGATACCGTGTGGCTGGCGGTCACCTGATACTGTCGACTGCAGCCGTTTCGAGATGGTCGCCGCCTCGCGGTGGCGCCTCGAGTGCCTCGCAGCCGACGGTTCCTATGGTGTCGTGGCGAGGCCGCGTTCGACCCGTCGCCGGGTACGCTCCAGCCGGCTACCGAGGTCCGCCAGCGAGGCGAGGACGGGGTAGGACGCCGACAGGTCGTGATAGAGGTACTCACAGAGGTCGGTCGGGACGCCGGGGAGGTCGTTTCGGTGACTCCGGAGCGTCTCCTGGCGTCGGAGGCCGACACCGTCGATGCGCGCTTCGAGATCCCGGGTCGCCGTCCACAGGTCGTGCAGCTCGTCGAAGCTCCGGGTGGACAGCGGACGGTCGTCGAGGGTGTCGAGGTCGGTCGAAAGCGCCTCGATGTCGTCGGCCGCCG contains these protein-coding regions:
- a CDS encoding PH domain-containing protein, producing the protein MNRLHPRIRVVWAGKATITAAVLGLVAFSVSRLAVPLPVWIPPAVFLVAFGGGVGLALLRYRVWRYEIREDALYLERGVFTRVRTVVPFVRIQHVDSSRGPLERLIGLASTVVYTAGSRGADVSVPGLTPDGADDLRERLKRLAIRAEGEDAV
- a CDS encoding aminotransferase class V-fold PLP-dependent enzyme, with product MDPEDLRASIPVCDRAVYFNTGASGPAPRHVVEATTDFLEHHEYAAPIEEGAYPAAFETFDETRAAVADFLGAGPLEIALTESTADSIARVAAAIDWEPGDTVVRTDLEHSAGVIPWWNLRDRGVEVEVLETEAGRIDRDALTDAVSDPDARLLCCNSITWNYGTQLPISEIVDIAHDHDTRVLVDAVQSPGQVPVNVSEWGADFVAAAGHKWLLGPWGAGFCYVDREVADGLTPGVVGYRSVADTGAADLELAPGAPRLEVGTTSPAPYRGLIAAIDTVDALGYGTITGRIERLTDRLKDGLGDRLLSPREYESGLVTFTADDPERLVDRLADEGIHIRSLPYPDAVRASVHVFNTAGDVDALLDAL